A genome region from Solanum pennellii chromosome 12, SPENNV200 includes the following:
- the LOC107005874 gene encoding oxidation resistance protein 1-like isoform X1: MNSIKDTVSEKLSRLFSDSPSKSSDQQPQARPYTKEGRSLSSVLSIFLPSTSFSKFKDEDDVNSLQSHSFTWRSKSFSWRDRPLERYAECDDHNDHMKEGENGLIRSSIGVLNESFYTPRCNEEPNSARSVASGFEPFEDAPDGDSLEQSMPNLVEDSVFISPELYDFFQSSLPNIVKGCQWSLLYSTTKHGISLRTLIRMSANSSGPCLLITGDKQGAVFGGLLEAPLRPTAKRKYQGTVQSFVFTTVYGEPRLFRPTGANRYFYLCMNEILALGGGGHFALCLDGDLLSGNSGPCDTFGNLCLAHDEEFELKNVELWGFTHASRYLTS; this comes from the exons atgaattccaTAAAGGATACAGTTTCTGAGAAGCTTTCACGTCTTTTTTCTGATTCTCCTTCTAAATCTTCAGATCAACAACCTCAG GCCAGGCCATACACGAAAGAGGGAAGATCTTTATCATCTGTACTTTCTATCTTTCTACCGTCAACGAGTTTTAGCAAGTTCAAAGATGAAGATGATGTCAACTCGCTTCAATCACATTCTTTTACGTGGAGAAGTAAGAGTTTCTCATGGCGTGATAGACCTTTGGAGAGATACGCAGAATGTGATGATCATAATGATCACATGAAAGAAGGTGAAAATGGCTTGATCAGGAGTTCAATTGGTGTGTTGAACGAATCGTTCTATACACCTAGGTGTAATGAAGAACCTAATTCTGCAAGGAGTGTCGCCAGTGGTTTTGAACCTTTCGAAGATGCACCTGATGGAGACAGTTTAGAGCAGTCCATGCCTAATCTCGTTGAAGATTCTGTTTTCATTTCTCCGGAGTTGTATGATTTTTTCCAGTCTTCTCTCCCTAATATAGTGAAAGGCTGTCAATGGTCCTTGTTGTATAG CACCACGAAACATGGTATATCACTGCGTACGCTAATTCGCATGAGTGCTAATTCTTCTGGTCCTTGCTTACTG ATTACCGGGGATAAGCAAGGTGCTGTATTTGGTGGGTTGCTTGAGGCACCACTTAGGCCAACCGCGAAGCGGAAGTACcaa GGAACAGTTCAGTCATTTGTATTCACAACTGTATATGGTGAACCAAGGCTATTCAGACCTACGG GTGCCAACAGATATTTTtacttatgcatgaatgaaatcCTGGCGCTTGGAGGAGGTGGACATTTCGCGTTATGTTTGGATGGAGACCT GTTATCTGGTAATAGTGGACCTTGTGATACGTTTGGGAACTTATGCTTAGCACATGATGAAGAGTTTGAGTTGAAGAATGTTGAG TTGTGGGGTTTTACACATGCATCTCGATACCTCACCTCGTAA
- the LOC107005874 gene encoding nuclear receptor coactivator 7-like isoform X2, with product MNSIKDTVSEKLSRLFSDSPSKSSDQQPQARPYTKEGRSLSSVLSIFLPSTSFSKFKDEDDVNSLQSHSFTWRSKSFSWRDRPLERYAECDDHNDHMKEGENGLIRSSIGVLNESFYTPRCNEEPNSARSVASGFEPFEDAPDGDSLEQSMPNLVEDSVFISPELYDFFQSSLPNIVKGCQWSLLYSTTKHGISLRTLIRMSANSSGPCLLGTVQSFVFTTVYGEPRLFRPTGANRYFYLCMNEILALGGGGHFALCLDGDLLSGNSGPCDTFGNLCLAHDEEFELKNVELWGFTHASRYLTS from the exons atgaattccaTAAAGGATACAGTTTCTGAGAAGCTTTCACGTCTTTTTTCTGATTCTCCTTCTAAATCTTCAGATCAACAACCTCAG GCCAGGCCATACACGAAAGAGGGAAGATCTTTATCATCTGTACTTTCTATCTTTCTACCGTCAACGAGTTTTAGCAAGTTCAAAGATGAAGATGATGTCAACTCGCTTCAATCACATTCTTTTACGTGGAGAAGTAAGAGTTTCTCATGGCGTGATAGACCTTTGGAGAGATACGCAGAATGTGATGATCATAATGATCACATGAAAGAAGGTGAAAATGGCTTGATCAGGAGTTCAATTGGTGTGTTGAACGAATCGTTCTATACACCTAGGTGTAATGAAGAACCTAATTCTGCAAGGAGTGTCGCCAGTGGTTTTGAACCTTTCGAAGATGCACCTGATGGAGACAGTTTAGAGCAGTCCATGCCTAATCTCGTTGAAGATTCTGTTTTCATTTCTCCGGAGTTGTATGATTTTTTCCAGTCTTCTCTCCCTAATATAGTGAAAGGCTGTCAATGGTCCTTGTTGTATAG CACCACGAAACATGGTATATCACTGCGTACGCTAATTCGCATGAGTGCTAATTCTTCTGGTCCTTGCTTACTG GGAACAGTTCAGTCATTTGTATTCACAACTGTATATGGTGAACCAAGGCTATTCAGACCTACGG GTGCCAACAGATATTTTtacttatgcatgaatgaaatcCTGGCGCTTGGAGGAGGTGGACATTTCGCGTTATGTTTGGATGGAGACCT GTTATCTGGTAATAGTGGACCTTGTGATACGTTTGGGAACTTATGCTTAGCACATGATGAAGAGTTTGAGTTGAAGAATGTTGAG TTGTGGGGTTTTACACATGCATCTCGATACCTCACCTCGTAA
- the LOC107006766 gene encoding pathogenesis-related protein STH-2-like: protein MGVTTYTQDIVAQVDANRIFKALVLDADNIIPQLMSQAVKNIETIEDHDGNIKKMNFVEGYPIKYLKHKIHFIDDKNMIIKYSLIEGEVLGENLEHISYYIRFEECENGGCICKTISEYHTNGNCIVKEEEIKEDRDKAIELFKLVEAYLLANPFAYV from the exons atggGTGTTACTACATATACTCAAGATATTGTAGCACAAGTTGATGCAAATAGGATTTTCAAGGCTTTGGTTCTTGATGCAGATAATATTATACCACAATTGATGTCACAAGctgttaaaaatattgaaactatTGAAGATCATGATGGAAACATCAAGAAGATGAACTTTGTTGAAG GATATCcaataaaatacttaaaacacaAGATCCATTTCATTGACGACAAGAAcatgataataaaatattcattaattgaagGAGAAGTTCTTGGAGAAAATTTGGAAcatatttcttattatattagATTTGAAGAATGTGAAAATGGAGGGTGCATTTGCAAGACAATAAGTGAGTATCATACAAATGGTAATTGTAtagtcaaagaagaagaaatcaaagAAGATAGAGACAAAGCTATTGAACTTTTCAAACTTGTTGAGGCATATCTTCTTGCTAATCCTTTTGCCTATGTTTAA
- the LOC107006802 gene encoding uncharacterized protein LOC107006802, translating to MPHKMGALKPFQLLEVNIISAQDLEPISKKMKTYASAWVHPTRKLTTGVDNDGGNNPTWNDKFVFRVDDEFLQQDTSAVQIDIFSVHWFRDSLVGSVRVLVGNLIPPPTRLQHQQHHIGMRFVALQIRRPSGRPQGILNIGVTLLGGTMRSMQLYRQLSMSAVGYRDLMDEDAHLPNYDQKTLEAQKDDNNNNNNATTLKPILRRTRSERSERVTYDSASMANSSLVAAIPHKKKVVAVEKESSILSISFEPPKHMMKKKGKASSVISGAELREKPKTNNKKGKSGSVLSDSIVSKESSSYLNRPKPKDYRPKPKDDRPKLKLIELEFGDKEKPINEKKAGTDSPTTKIVDEKSLTIKPNKVLGHDVSPKERQTPVIGKPMLRNNGGFDYGGPKGQNGKFVFGGPLKAHSVWSDSEVGPSPSEVAAAIAEKKYPLEEEKSSVLDGWSIDESVEGLRSKLERWRTELPPLYDRGMASSSYHSTGRHTRRHTDGGSGLFSCFGNFYGYECQCVCGKPKRRRVNPKFQSPSVGSRSWV from the exons ATGCCTCATAAAATGGGAGCCTTGAAGCCTTTTCAATTATTGGAGGTAAATATTATCTCCGCGCAAGATTTGGAACCTATATCCAAGAAAATGAAAACCTATGCGTCCGCGTGGGTCCACCCTACCCGAAAACTCACCACAGGGGTTGATAATGATGGTGGTAACAACCCCACGTGGAATGATAAGTTTGTTTTTCGGgtagatgatgaatttttaCAACAGGATACTTCTGCGGTACAAATTGACATTTTTTCGGTACATTGGTTCCGCGATTCGCTTGTGGGGTCCGTTCGTGTCCTCGTTGGAAACCTTATCCCTCCTCCGACTAGGTTGCAACATCAACAACACCATATTGGTATGCGTTTTGTTGCACTTCAG ATACGTCGTCCCTCAGGGCGTCCTCAAGGAATATTAAACATTGGTGTGACATTACTTGGTGGTACTATGAGAAGCATGCAACTATATAGACAATTAAGTATGTCAGCAGTTGGATATCGCGATTTAATGGATGAAGATGCACATCTACCCAACTACGACCAAAAAACCCTAGAGGCTCAGAAGGacgataacaacaacaacaacaatgccACTACGTTAAAACCTATACTACGTCGTACAAGGAGTGAACGTAGTGAACGTGTCACGTACGATAGCGCCTCGATGGCTAATAGTTCATTAGTTGCAGCAATTccccacaaaaaaaaagttgtggCTGTTGAAAAAGAGAGTTCAATACTTAGTATTTCATTTGAGCCACCAAAACatatgatgaagaaaaaagGTAAAGCAAGTTCTGTTATAAGTGGTGCAGAATTAAGAGAAAAGcccaaaacaaataataaaaaaggtaAATCTGGATCAGTATTAAGTGATTCAATTGTTAGTAAAGAATCATCTTCTTATCTTAATAGGCCCAAGCCCAAAGATTATAGGCCCAAGCCCAAAGATGATAGGCCCAAACTCAAACTTATAGAGTTAGAATTTGGGGATAAAGAAAAGCCCATTAATGAAAAGAAGGCCGGAACCGATTCACCGACGACTAAGATAGTTGATGAAAAGTCCCTTACAATAAAGCCCAATAAGGTTTTGGGCCATGATGTAAGCCCAAAAGAGAGACAAACACCAGTTATTGGAAAGCCCATGTTGAGAAATAATGGTGGATTTGATTATGGAGGCCCAAAAGGACAAAATGGGAAATTTGTATTTGGAGGCCCATTAAAGGCCCATTCAGTATGGTCTGATTCTGAAGTTGGGCCTTCACCTTCTGAAGTGGCTGCTGCTATTGCTGAAAAGAAATATCCTTTAGAAGAGGAAAAGAGTTCTGTTTTGGATGGTTGGAGTATAGATGAAAGCGTCGAAGGGCTCCGGTCGAAGCTCGAGAGGTGGAGAACCGAACTACCGCCATTATACGACCGGGGGATGGCGTCGAGTAGCTATCATTCAACGGGCCGGCACACGAGAAGGCATACTGATGGTGGGAGTGggcttttttcttgttttggtaACTTTTATGGTTATGAATGTCAATGTGTTTGTGGAAAGCCCAAAAGGAGAAGAGTGAATCCAAAGTTTCAAAGCCCATCAGTTGGAAGCAGGTCATGGGTGTAA
- the LOC107006687 gene encoding auxin-responsive protein IAA13-like — protein MCSESNSSYSDETGLELGLGLGPSVTKINKSSTKWCEYGRILTAKDFPNGFITRRFNNICTDENIGSASTSASQVVGWPPIRTYRMNSFNQSKITNADHQQEENVNKEIESSNKKINHGNINTKNSDVDFVKVNMDGLPIGRKVNLSSHICYETLAKILEEMFFKSTKTTNCGEKEEVTKSCKLLDGSSEFVLTYEDKDGDWMLVGDVPWGMFLSNVKRLRIMRTTEAKGLCM, from the exons atgTGTTCAGAGAGTAATTCATCTTACAGTGATGAAACTGGGCTTGAATTGGGCTTGGGCCTTGGCCCAAGTGTTACAAAGAttaacaaatcatcaacaaaatggtgtgagtatggTAGAATTTTGACTGCTAAAGATTTTCCTAATGGATTTATTACAAGAagatttaataatatttgtacTGATGAAAATATTGGATCTGCTTCTACAAGTGCCAG TCAGGTTGTGGGATGGCCACCAATAAGGACTTACAGGATGAATAGTTTTAATCAATCAAAGATTACAAATGCTGATcatcaacaagaagaaaatgtgAACAAAGAAATTGAGAGTTCAAACAAGAAAATTAATCATGGAAATATTAATACCAAGAATAGTGATGTAGATTTTGTAAAGGTGAATATGGATGGATTGCCAATTGGAAGAAAAGTGAATTTGAGTTCTCATATATGCTATGAAACTTTAGCCAAAATTTTGGAGGAGATGTTCTTCAAATCAACCAAAACTACTAATT gtggagaaaaagaagaagtaacAAAGTCATGTAAGCTCTTGGATGGATCATCAGAGTTTGTTCTCACATATGAGGATAAAGATGGAGATTGGATGCTTGTAGGAGATGTTCCATGGGG GATGTTTTTGAGCAATGTGAAAAGACTAAGAATCATGAGGACTACTGAGGCCAAAGGACTTTGTATGTAG
- the LOC107005164 gene encoding histone-lysine N-methyltransferase family member SUVH9-like: protein MEMGSVVGLGDVNFSTEPKTPTPTMIFPKIEPKLEPLDEFTPQSMNPNSNFSYNSCFRNTTTPQQQQLNATSSQTPSSIEAGVHSEYNRISELFQTAFAQSVQRDGDVEANEDLGCRAIVPVSNGSQVSNIVITRRKYEKRSSELVRVTDLKPEDVRYFRDLIRKTRMLYDSLRIFVNLEDENSQHLGSGRQTRARGDLKASQMMREHGLWLNRDKRTVGPIPGVLVGDLFLYRMELCVVGLHGTPQAGIDYLPANQSSNGEPIATSIIASGGYEDDEDAGDVIIYTGQGGQDKNSRQVVHQKLEGGNLALERSMYYGVEVRVIRGFKYVGSSSGKVYVYDGLYRITESWFDVGKSGFGVYKYKLVRIENQPDMGSAILRFAESLRTRPLEVRPMGYISLDISRKKENVPVFLFNDIDNERDPACYDYLLKTVFPPYVYQHVGNGSGCECTDGCGNGTNCFCAMKNGGQFAYDTNGILLRGKPIIFECGPHCSCPPTCSNRVSQKGVRNRFEVFRSRETDWGVRSLDLLQAGSFICEYTGVVLTQEQAQIFTMNGDSLIYPSHFAERWAEWGDLSRIDSNYARPAYPSIPPLDFAMDVSRMRNLACYMSHSSSPNVLVQPVLYDHNNVSFPHLMLFAMENIPPLRELSIDYGMPDDCTGKLAICN from the exons atGGAAATGGGTTCTGTTGTTGGATTAGGAGACGTTAATTTCTCTACTGAACCAAAAACTCCAACACCCACCATGATTTTCCCTAAAATTGAGCCGAAACTTGAACCCCTTGATGAATTTACCCCTCAATCGATGAACCCCAATTCGAATTTCAGTTACAATTCTTGTTTCAGAAATACTACTACTCCGCAGCAGCAGCAGCTGAATGCTACTAGTTCTCAAACTCCAAGCTCAATCGAGGCAGGTGTTCATTCGGAGTATAATCGGATATCTGAGCTGTTTCAAACGGCTTTTGCTCAGAGTGTACAGAGAGATGGAGATGTTGAAGCTAATGAGGATTTGGGTTGTCGAGCGATTGTTCCTGTCAGCAATGGTTCACAG GTCTCTAATATTGTTATTACAAGAAGGAAGTATGAGAAGAGGTCATCAGAGTTGGTTAGGGTGACTGATCTTAAACCGGAGGATGTACGATACTTCCGTGACCTGATTCGAAAGACACGAATGCTTTATGATTCTCTACggatttttgtaaatttagaGGATGAAAACAGCCAACATTTGGGTTCTGGCAGACAGACTAGAGCAAGGGGAGACTTGAAGGCATCACAAATGATGAGGGAGCATGGACTTTGGTTGAATCGTGATAAGCGTACTGTTGGTCCGATTCCAGGAGTGCTTGTTGGTGATTTGTTCTTATATAGAATGGAGCTTTGTGTGGTAGGACTACATGGGACACCTCAAGCTGGGATTGATTATCTTCCTGCTAACCAGAGCTCAAATGGGGAGCCAATTGCCACAAGTATAATTGCTTCAGGGGGGTATGAGGATGATGAAGATGCTGGGGATGTGATTATATATACAGGGCAAGGTGGACAGGATAAGAACTCACGGCAAGTTGTGCATCAAAAGTTGGAAGGTGGGAATTTGGCATTGGAGAGGAGCATGTACTATGGAGTTGAGGTGAGGGTAATTCGTGGCTTTAAATATGTTGGTAGTTCTAGTGGTAAAGTGTATGTGTATGATGGATTGTATAGAATCACGGAATCTTGGTTTGATGTGGGTAAGTCTGGATTTGGAGTGTACAAATATAAGCTTGTTAGGATTGAGAATCAGCCAGACATGGGAAGTGCTATACTTAGATTTGCAGAGAGTCTTAGGACCAGGCCACTAGAGGTAAGGCCCATGGGATACATTTCTCTTGATATATCtaggaaaaaggaaaatgtgCCTGTATTTTTATTCAATGATATTGATAATGAACGTGATCCAGCTTGTTATGACTATCTGTTGAAGACTGTATTTCCTCCATATGTCTATCAACATGTGGGAAATGGTTCAGGTTGTGAATGCACCGATGGGTGTGGGAATGGGACTAATTGCTTTTGTGCGATGAAAAATGGTGGACAGTTTGCATATGATACGAATGGGATCTTGTTGAGAGGAAAACCAATCATTTTTGAATGTGGACCACATTGTTCATGTCCTCCAACTTGTTCGAATCGAGTTAGTCAGAAAGGTGTGAGGAACAGGTTTGAAGTATTTCGGTCTAGGGAGACTGATTGGGGAGTTAGGTCGTTAGACCTCCTGCAAGCAGGGTCTTTTATTTGTGAATATACTGGTGTTGTTCTCACTCAAGAGCAAGCTCAAATATTTACAATGAATGGTGATAGTTTAATCTATCCAAGCCATTTTGCTGAGAGATGGGCGGAATGGGGAGATTTATCCCGAATAGATTCTAATTACGCTCGACCGGCATACCCCTCCATTCCTCCTTTGGATTTTGCGATGGATGTTTCTAGAATGAGGAATTTAGCCTGTTACATGAGTCACAGTTCAAGCCCCAATGTTCTAGTACAGCCTGTGCTGTATGATCATAATAATGTATCTTTCCCTCACCTCATGCTCTTCGCAATGGAGAATATCCCTCCCCTAAGGGAGCTCAGCATTGATTATGGAATGCCTGATGACTGCACAGGGAAGCTTGCCATCTGCAATTGA
- the LOC107007171 gene encoding TMV resistance protein N-like — MSHASSSKVCKYDIFLSFRGEDTRRTFVSHLYNALEQRGIHAFKDDERLEAGQSISAELLKAIEDARFAVVVFSKSYASSRRCLEELAHIIKCKMELEQVVIPVFYDVSPSDVRHQNSPFADSFFQHEVKYKDDMEKVQRWRGAFAEAGKISGYHLLNFKDEAACIKKLVDDIFSKSLQIISAFPGKFSGYDVNHQEQLEFWVGEPEWYEKEDMSDANVCL; from the exons ATGTCTCATGCTTCTTCTTCCAAAGTTTGCAAGTACGATATCTTTTTGAGTTTTAGAGGTGAGGATACGCGTAGAACCTTTGTGAGTCATCTCTATAATGCTTTGGAACAGAGAGGAATCCATGCTTTCAAAGACGATGAGCGGTTGGAGGCAGGACAATCAATTTCTGCTGAACTTTTAAAAGCCATAGAAGACGCCAGATTCGCTGTCGTGGTATTTTCAAAAAGCTATGCATCGTCAAGACGGTGCTTAGAGGAGCTTGCACACATCATAAAGTGTAAAATGGAATTGGAGCAGGTTGTGATTCCAGTATTCTATGATGTGAGTCCATCAGATGTACGCCATCAAAATTCCCCTTTTGCTGATTCATTTTTCCAACACGAGGTCAAATACAAAGATGATATGGAGAAGGTTCAAAGATGGAGAGGTGCATTTGCGGAGGCAGGCAAAATATCAGGCTATCATTTACTAAATTTCAA GGATGAGGCAGCGTGCATCAAGAAACTAGTTGATGACATATTTTCTAAGTCACTTCAAATTATTTCAGCTTTTCCCGGGAAGTTTAGTGGGTATGACGTAAACCATCAAGAACAGTTGGAATTTTGGGTTGGAGAACCAGAATGGTATGAAAAGGAAGACATGAGTGATGCAAACGTCTGTCTATGA